Genomic window (Cololabis saira isolate AMF1-May2022 chromosome 10, fColSai1.1, whole genome shotgun sequence):
TAATTTGCAAACCAAACACACGGATGAATTTAAATAACTTGTAAACTTCACGTTCTccgttttttcttcacattttatAGTAGAAGCCATCATTAGTGCAGGTCATAGACGTGCAGATGATCATTCTTTAACAGTCTGGTCACTCTGGCTTCTTCTGCAACACAGAACACAGAGCTTTGACGTACTGCAGATGTCCAACTGAAAGGACTGAGGTAATATTTGCAGAAATGATTCCCACCTCATGAAGACCTTCTGTCTGTCACACACTTACACtcacaaacctgattaatactACAAAAATGCTGCTTTGCAAGGGTAAGTGTTGAAGAACTGAGGTCTGCACAGGAGAGCGATCTTCATGGCTGTACAGTACAGCCGGCTGAACAGTCCGGAGGTCTTCTGCTTCACCCGCAGGTCTATCACCGTCTTCCACAGTTCGTAAATGTCCTCTACATGGCCATGGGATGTCATCATTTGATTGTAGATGCAGGGGTGATAAGGCGCCTTGCCCTCCCCTGAGAAGTAGGCATGCTCTTGTGGTGACACACCGATGGAGTTGGCGCAGATGCCCATGAACACATCATCTATGTGAAGAGAGGCGTTCAGAGTCAATGTGGCTTGGTGGATTTTGTCCGCTACATCACCTGAGATGACGTAGCCGGCTCCGGCTGTGTAGTCGGGGTAAGAAAACCACTGGTACATCTCTGAGGAAACGTAATATTTGCTGTGCTTGCTGCGAACAGGCGGCGACCCTCTGTGCACTCGACCGATCCAGAAGTCGGTGACGCCTCGGCTGCTTATGTCTTGCAGGTAGCCCACCAGGTTTGGCATGTGGACAAAGATGTCGTCATCTGCGGTCATGAAGAAGCGGGCGTGAGCGCAGCGACTGTGCATCCAGTGGAACTGCAGGATCAGTTTCAGTGTCAGGTTGTGGAAGGAGTCCAAAAAGTTTTTCTGGATCAAGTCACCGTACAGATGGTCCTCCTTGATGAGCTGATCCTGGAACCCGACACCGCTCCTCCTGCTCCACGAAGGCTCATCTGTCTTAGTCTGAATCGCACCCAAGGCGAACACCACCTTGACCGTCACACCCAGATTGTTTTGGATGTAGGTCTCGTTGCCCCAAGTGGATCTGATGGCGTTCCGTCTCTCGATATTCTCCGGGGAGGATTTGACAAACAGCAGGAGGAGGACGTCCTTGCCGACGCACTTGTCCGGGTGGTCCAGCAGGTAGGGAAAGTCACTGAATCTTCTGGCCTGCTCACGAGGAATTGTGAGGCTCCGGTTCATGGAGCTGAAGCTGTTGACCAAGTAGCGGAAGGAGTAGGACTTGACGTGGCTGACGACGTTGGCATCCAGCTGCTCCCAGCACACCATCACCGCTGACAGCACCAGGCACGTGGTTATCAGTTGAACACACGGGCATCTTCGAAACCGGCGGTAGGTCAGAAACATCCTGGAGTTTGGTCAACCGTTGGCAGTGCTCCCTGTCTGGTTGGAGATGCGAGTGAAGCGGCCGGCTGGGCCAGAAGAGGCCAGAACAAGTGATGATGTGGGAATGACGTTGTGCCTCGGAGCAGAGCTTGGTTGGTCTTCCATCCTAGGCTTTCAGCATCCAGCTGAAGGCATCTGCAGCGGTGGAGGTCAGTGGTTGCACCGGTAAACGCTGTCCAGCCACCGGAGACTCATTTTCCAGCCACCAAGCCTATAGTTCTGTAAAGAGAGAGCACATTGGCTGTTTTGCATTCACCGTGaatgattcatttcattattacaGCCTACATGTCTCTAAAAGGGGAATTTTTGACTTTCAAATGAAGAAGTGGAAGCGTCATGGCAGTCCGCTCCATCGGTTTCTGCTTTGGTGTTGAACCAGG
Coding sequences:
- the LOC133453036 gene encoding lactosylceramide 1,3-N-acetyl-beta-D-glucosaminyltransferase A-like, giving the protein MFLTYRRFRRCPCVQLITTCLVLSAVMVCWEQLDANVVSHVKSYSFRYLVNSFSSMNRSLTIPREQARRFSDFPYLLDHPDKCVGKDVLLLLFVKSSPENIERRNAIRSTWGNETYIQNNLGVTVKVVFALGAIQTKTDEPSWSRRSGVGFQDQLIKEDHLYGDLIQKNFLDSFHNLTLKLILQFHWMHSRCAHARFFMTADDDIFVHMPNLVGYLQDISSRGVTDFWIGRVHRGSPPVRSKHSKYYVSSEMYQWFSYPDYTAGAGYVISGDVADKIHQATLTLNASLHIDDVFMGICANSIGVSPQEHAYFSGEGKAPYHPCIYNQMMTSHGHVEDIYELWKTVIDLRVKQKTSGLFSRLYCTAMKIALLCRPQFFNTYPCKAAFL